tctacctctGAGGTAGGGGCAATGTCTTATGTACACACTACCCTCCCCAACCCGCACTTTGTAGGACTACATTGGGTACATTGTTGTTGTATTCTTTTCCCCCATATTTCAAGTCTTATTTCGTGGTGTGCTAGTTTGGAACACTTTTAGGTTGTGCTTGGTTACACACACATAATCAATATCTACGTGATACATAGCAAAGAGCAAAATATTATGATGCATAGAACAAAGTAGATGTTATAAATTGTACCTGGAATATTACAGTGAGATTAAATTTGCAGAAGGAAGAACCGTACGAGATAGCTCACGTATGGTTTGCGAGCCTACGTCAACACTTATATAATAGCCAAACAGGATGAGAGGATCGACCCCTTCAGAAAATTTTCAAAGAAAAGCTGTTCCTTGAAGATGATTGTCATCTCCAGAGATAAATTGCTAGCCATACACCTACCTCTCTTTTCATGAAGAGTACTGGTTGGTGCACTGGCATTTCAGCATTTCTAACAACCATTCTCCTTGATCCCACCCCTTTACTTTTGTTAAAATGCTCAATTTCATGTTTGAAAACTTTGTACAAATTATATTCGACTATTTAAGACTTATTTGGTTGGTTTTGATTGGGACACCAGGGGTTCACAAGAAGGAAAGGCCTGCACTATCATACAGTTTTGGTGCAATCGCGCAAGACGGGCTAGACAGGTCAGTGATATTTCTCACAAGGAAGACAGGCATGCAGCACTTATGCACGAGCTAGAGGTGATCGCGCAGAGCATAACACTCTCTTTGGGCTGTGACTGCCCGATCACCTCATAAGATCAAGTGCTTTGGCTGAACTCATAGTATATGTTGCACAGCTTAAACAAGTCAACAAATCAATTAATGGCACCAGTAAAATGATCAAAGTTTAAATGGCAAGATCTCAATTCAGTGTAGCCAAAGGAAACAGAGAGATGTATGAAgcaaaattaaagaacataGTTCAAGAATTCTAGCCCATTAAAGTCTTAATCCAAAGATTTTTAAGTTAAAGAATTAACAACACCAACAACAGAAACATCAGCTTCCAAAATGCAACAGTCTTCAATAAGAAAGCCCTTTTTAGGATCATTGAATTCACAACATGGCATAAATGATGACCAGCCCCAACCCTTTGTAGCAGCTGAATACCAATTTGAACTACCTGTAACAGAACAATgtcaaattattcaaaaaacCAGATGTAGAAACCAACCAATTGAGGGGGAAGGTATCATGAGAACGCAGAGAAGCTGTTTacgatatatatatttatctatataCATATCATCATTTTGTCCATTGTATGTATGTGTATATTCTTGTGACTTTTTACATGTTTTCATCCCCTTCAAAATCAGAACAAACAAATCAACTCTAGAGAGTTTGATTTGGTACTGATTGAAAGTGGTTTATTAAAGAATGACAATTATTTTGTATGGTCATCATTTTTTCATGCTATAGAGTTGCGATAaatgaaaacattttctttcGTATCAAACATTTAACAAATCCTGCAGGAAATTAAGGAACAAGAGAAAGTACCACTCTTCTTGTGATGTTCACCACCAATCTGGTTTTTGAGAGAAATGCTAAATTTTGCCTGGACTCTTTTTTGGCGATTAAATCCTTTAGCATCAACTGATTCAAGAAAGATGGATATGTTCTTACCATTTTGTCGGTTGTCACCTGTAGGATATAACGAAAGTTTCCTGCATATTCCAAACACATCAAGTACTCGTAAAGTTATAGTGTTAAAGTAAGTTCAAGAGGGATTTAACGTATTTTCTCAAAGAAATAACAACATATTATATATACCATTTATAACCATCAACAATAAACTCTTCAGAATAGTAcacttttttcttcaattttgtgaACTTAGTAATCTTCCAGTTGTGCTTATAAACCTTGGTGCCTTTCAATAAGGACATACATTCACCTATTCCCTGGTTCTTGATGACATATACGTCAACTCCAACGACACATTTGTCATTAACAAGGTAACCATTAGAGGGATCTTTGAATGTTTTATGAGAGATACATTTCGAAAAGCCCCATTCAGTCTTGATGTTGCGAAAATGCCTCTCCATTCCTGCATCAAAACAAATTTAGTCCTAGAATTTGGCCACGAAAGATGTAAAAGTAACCGTCTGTCAAGAGGAAAATAATGTCATAGAGTGAAAGAAAAGACTATACCTTTCATTACATTATAGTTGTTGTGAATTTG
This portion of the Solanum stenotomum isolate F172 unplaced genomic scaffold, ASM1918654v1 scaffold10162, whole genome shotgun sequence genome encodes:
- the LOC125849723 gene encoding uncharacterized protein LOC125849723, coding for MENITNSLPRRYLWKIESFSLLSENGTSKYESNEFESGGFNWKMIIYPDGDGDGAGHISVYLAIIGKSSLHAVWEVNVSFSFLIFDQIHNNYNVMKGMERHFRNIKTEWGFSKCISHKTFKDPSNGYLVNDKCVVGVDVYVIKNQGIGECMSLLKGTKVYKHNWKITKFTKLKKKVYYSEEFIVDGYKWKLSLYPTGDNRQNGKNISIFLESVDAKGFNRQKRVQAKFSISLKNQIGGEHHKKSGSSNWYSAATKGWGWSSFMPCCEFNDPKKGFLIEDCCILEADVSVVGVVNSLT